The window TTGCTAATGAGTTCTTCAAGAAAGGGGAAAAGCATTTGCTATGTGAAATCCACAGAAGAAAAACAGCTCAGCCACAAGTAGCTATTAATCACCATCATCATCATTCACCACTTGGACCTGGTTTTTTCCCTTTTCCTAATAACCGAGTTAGCATCTCCCCTTGTGAATCGGATGAGCAACCGATTCACAATTGGTGTGACTCGCCGCCTCTCTCTTCCCCTGGAGGTACTCATAATGCTTTCAATGGATATAACAGCAGCTCAATCACAGCTTTATCAGAAGATAATGAGAGACTTAGAAGAAGTAACAATATGCTAATGTCTGAACTTGCACACATGAGAAAGCTTTACAATGATATTATCTACTTTGTTCAAAATCATGTGAAACCTGTTGCTCCTAGTAATTCTTATCCTTCTTCTATGCTTCTTTGTAACCCTCCTTCTACTACTGCTCCTTTTGGGGGAGTACAAAAGCCATTGAATCATCAGCTTCTCGGAGTAGGATGTTACCCTCCTAATTCTAACTCTAATTCTAAACAAATCCCTCAAGTTCAAGTCTTAAACTCTCCTACTAATACTTCACAGAGTTCTTTGACATTTGTTGATGAATCTAACAACAATGTCTGTAAAACGAAGCTGTTTGGTGTTCCTCTACATTCAAAGAAAAGACTGCACCCGGAATATGGTTCTAATGCAGCAAATATGGAGAGTACCAAGACTCGGTTGATGTTGCAGAAAGATGATTTAGGGTTGAATCTCATGCCTTCTTCAACATGTTAAGGTtttgcaaattttttttttttttcgggtTACTATCTTGATCTATTTAGAATTTTCTTGTTCCATTTATGTTGTTTTTTTGAGTATGGGTTTGTGTATATAACTTTAGTGATGATCAACAAAAAgctaaaaaatcaaaacttcatcttttattttattggtGCAATGTTATTCAGATCTCTCCTGTCCTGGCTGGACCCttgttcttcttcctcttgttGTGGGTATTTTCTGATTTTGATGtctgtaatgtttcagttccATTAATGCAAggattaagagagagaaagaaagagtctTGACTCTTTCTATTTTAGTTGTTTTTCAAAGGAAGGAGAATTAAAGCTGAGATGGTTGAATTCTCTCTAGGGATTTGTCTGATCAATCTCATTAATGCTTCATACGTACACTGATATGATATGGGTTCCAAATTAATTAGAAATGATAATTAATTTAGGTTGTGAGATGTTATTATTAGAAGTGTAATGATAGTTATGATTATCCTTATTATTGTCAAAAGAGGAAATGATTACTGTTATTTAGGAAAAGAAGGTCATCATGTCTCGCTTGATCTATTTTCTCGTTCGTTTCAATGAAGTGTCTGTCAGTCAAGGGGAAGCTATTCCATTCCatgggaaaataaataataaaaaaaagaagtagaacaagaagaagaaaacaaaaagagTGGGCTATTCCATGAAAGCGAAATATGAGAGAAACTGACTAAAAATGTAGCTTTGAAATGTTTCTATCAAAGCTTCTatacttgttcttcttctccttcttcttctgatGACCAGAAAAACCTTTGCTTTTTCCTACTTTAAGTATCTGATTAactccttcaaaactctcttTGGATCCCTCTTCTATTTCCATCTTTTCACTATTTCCAAATTCTTCCTCACCTGACAAACACCcccatttttaaatttttaatcttTTGCTAGCTTTCCAGAGACCCTTTTATAAATGGTAAAAAGATAAAAACTTTCGTAGAAAGAATCAACCACTAATTTCTACTGCAATTAAAATTACTTAATGTGATTATCTGAGAAACAGGCAACAGATTTTGAAAGCTAGCTGAGATTTGTCTGTTTTAAGCTTgtttgtatgtatgtatgtatataaaataaaaaagaaaaaagaaaggtagcaaaggaaagcaaagcaatgATTTCGTCGTTATACGGAAAAgaaaaaccctaaccctaaataAGATGCTTCTCAAGGGAACCTTTGTCTTTTAGAAGGAATCGCACGTGATGTATAAAAGTCACGTGTGTGTGTGTGATGTATGAGAAGGAAGGATACGTCTATTCCATTACTATTAATATAATGTAGTAAGAAGAAGGTTTTATAAAAAGTGGATACGGATCATCCGGTAAAAGATGCTTTAATGGAAGAAGCAGTATTGGACCACCAAAATTAACccatttgttttttctttcttttctttttctttcaatttataAGAAAGTGTATTGAAAAAGGAtaaagggaaagaaaaataaaagatggaAATGGGGATTCATAGAAAAAGAGTTGAGTTGTGTGCTTCGTTCGTCTAGTCTTTTGAAGCTATACTATACTATACTATACATACCCACTTTATTTGTTGACATTTCTTCATTCTTCTTTATCTTTATTGACAATTTACGaggattattatttaatttactaTATACTACTAAATTAAAAAGCTTCATATGGTTCccatgttaaaaaaaaaaaaaacaaatttatcCCCTTAACTTTAAGGGTTTGATTTTATGGAAGGATGAGAGATGTTAGTAAAGGAAGGAAAAGAGAGGGAATGGAATGAAAAAGTAAGGAATTAACCTTAATTTTATGAGGATTTGTAAAAAgatgaaaattagtaaaattaatgaaatgacttttttttaattaaatatggtATCTAATTTATTCTTCTACATATATAAAATGggtaaaattttattaaaatagggttgttaaaatggataaacgGTGTGACATATGACTTAACCATTTAATAAACGAATTAATACGGTCCATTTATTAAATTGGTTAATATGAATCaatccatttaataaatgggttatACGGATGGACTCGTTTAACCCGATTAACTAAATCTAATTGAAATATAGCTGAAATAAAGTTAAAATTGATTATAAttcaatatattaaaattagcaTCTTCATTAAACTTCATTTCATTGGAATCGGAATCTAGTTCAAATTCCATAATCTTatatgaaaaaacataaaacatgaGAAacgaaaaaagagaaaaaaaaaacggtATAAATGGAAAAAGACAAAACTGGGAAAATTGTAAAAAAgtagaataataaaaaaatgcaaaaagaaaaacgaaaaacaaaaGTAATGTGAAGAACGAAAAAAATgggaaaacaaacaaataattataatttttttttgttgttttttatatcgttttttgtttttcatattttttaccATTTGTTatgttttaacattttttattttctagttttcatgtttttcctttttgtgtttttcttttttttttgtatttttaatgtttttttgttttttttatattttttactgttttctatgtttttcactttttttcatttttctattttcacattttttttctttttttaccgTGAAATATATGGGTTCCATGTCCATGAAAATGAGAGAAACAAATTCATGAGGTTGTGATTTGAGTTAGAGGGTGATTCCGatttacaatatatatatatatatatgtaagggtaattttatgaattaaaattttaatcctCCTAAACCCAACAATTTAGAGGGTTCAAAATTTGACGGATTTTGGAAGGTTATAATCATTGATAAATTCTTGAAAAATCTTAACCCTTGATACATCTTCACTCAAACAAGGGTTCTCATCAATCATTCTAAACTTTTCCTTTactaagagggtgtttgtttcagcttttcggaagagcgtttagcgtttcactccaaaccgcaggaaatatagcgtttggttaggtttatataaccatagcgtttaacattttttctggatactgcagcgttttggagcgtttcacgagaAGCttctatttggagcttttcataaacagctgtttgtagttatatgttattgacaaaattatccttcttatttccacaaaatatgtttattctttaacattatttatatttctacaacataattaccggaagaataaagttttattgcgtccaataaattttttattttttatatagattatttttattaatttgtgtaacacattttttattttataataggataagatgcaaaaatacctctaacatttgTAGCTAGGAggaattttacccttaacgtctaaaatggtgcaattatacctcTAATATtagcagccaaaagcaattttatggcattttttcacattttttcttttataattttatcattgattaatttaaaacatgtccattttagacattttaaatccgaacagcaatagttcaatataattttaccaaacactagtaattaaacagctaataacaaacagctaacagcgacagctaacagcttactgtaactgcaaacagctaacagcaaccacaacaactattagctaacagctgaaccaaacatgccctaaCCCTCTAAAACCTTTCTTCCAATCACACCTTAGGcacttaaatttatttaatgtgATATGAATAAACTAAGAGTAGATTTGAACaacttaaaatatatatattttatagagTCTTTTCTTTTAGGAAGTCAATAAACCATTTTAAATAAGTCCAATCACATCTCAAAGTTTTAGGAACCCACCggttttttagattaagttcggGAAAATCATCATGtatttagattaatataaaaactattattCGATTTTAACTATcaatttaagtttttaattcAAACGGTTTATTGACATCGTAGAAAAGCCACTCATACTAAATGATCATGGCGAAATTTCAACACACCCTAAGATGAGACATTCAATATATGGACATATAATATATAATCTCcaatttgttttctttttatggaGAGTTTCTCAAGACAGTGCCATATacataaatacatatatataggtTGGATTTTCCATAATATGATAAGTAAATGTCATTGTTTGGTTATAATAATTATCACAGGCAGCCCATGCAGATAATGCTCAAAAAAGATCTAGAAGTGGAACATCTACTATTTCTAACACAATTTCTGGattctgcttttttttttttgggtgtaCGACAATCCATaatgctctctctctctctaagtaAAATAATTATTACTAGTTTAAAAGTCATAAACGACATGAGTAGATCTCACGTTCATTTTTTACCTACTTGATGGCAAATCAATTTGGGTTGCACATGTTATTGGATTGGAAGAAGAAGCTAATAGATATAAACAAAATTGGTCCAATTAGATTTTGTCTTCCTGAAGAcacttaattattttattattatgacATAATCCATCCAAAAAAAATcttataattaattaagaagCAATGGCCCATCTCTTGTCTTCTAGTATCATCATATTTGGCAATATCTTTGGAGTAAAATCTCATACTCTCTTTTCTTTAGTTTTCATCCATATTGTGagagtaatatttttttttcttttatatactCAATAAATAAAATGGAAAATACACATTAAATGGGATTACAGCCCATAACATATGGGCCCAATAAACTGTAAGTTCCACTAAGTGGGCTTCCTCCTATGACCCAATAAGAAGTACATGGGTCAGTTAACCTATAAAATATAAGGGGCTGCCCATCTATAAAGGGCAACTAGTCATTTGATCTCTCTCTACATCCTCATTCCATTTGATTATACAATTTAAGGGACGTTTGGTTCGTATATGGGTACCGAAAAGGAACCCACAAAGAAATACAAGGAGAAAGGAAATGTATTTCCCTATCTATTTAGATATATTCGAGAATACATTACCTCTTGATTCCCATTGTGATTGTTTGATTTAAATGGGGAATCAACCTGTTTTCGTGATTAATTTTTGTTGTCAATCTATATAGTTGAACCTGTTTCAAATGATCAACCTATTTTTATGATTAAACTTGTTTCCGATGTGACTTATTTATCAAAagtccaaaatatcatttcttgGTAATGTCAATACTAACTACAagcaccaaaaaaaaatatgaaataaataacGTGGCTGTCTATAAAATGTTTATTTCAAATATAGTGAATTTCATACTAAAAAAACAAACGCAACCCACTAGTCTTTTTAACACTTCATCGACAAAGAGACTTTAAGCATTTCTATTGTCATTTCTATCAGGAAGACTTTTGACATATATGACTTTGAAAGCATCGTGACACTTAAAAAAATCGTGACATTGTTTGGTTGTCCAATCAGAATCTGACCTACTTCCAAAGCTTGGAGTTAGTCAAATTGCAACAATCGACCAATGTGAATTTGTAGAAATCCAACTAAGAAGTGAGaagatgagagagagagagagagagagagagagagagagagagagagagagagagagagagagagagagagaaatggagtGAAGGGGAGAGATCGACAGTGTGAGGAATGATCGGTGAAGAAGACCTAATCGAGGTTGAAGGATGGACAGAGCAAAGGAGCGACGTTAGAGACGGGATTGAGACAGGGGTGAGCATTGACAAGAACTTGATTGGAGGGAAACATAAGGAAAGGGAATACAAAACCTATGTGATTGTAGTAATTAGTCTAAAACACTTTGGGGTCTATCCAAAACTAAAAATTGGTAAAGGGTTTCATTGAATTGTTGAAACAAACACTAACAAATGGAATTATATCTCCTCATTCACTTGCCATTTCCTGAAATCCCCCAACCAATCACCTCCTCCCTTTAATATATTGAATGTATACGTTGAACTAACTTGATCTTCGAAGTTGAAAAAAGGACCTCTGTAGGCATTGGAGTCggaaccctaaaccctaaactagAAAACATTTAACAATTAACGATTTTCTATTTACCTTAAGTGAAAatgaatttaatcaaaacaacaATCTTTTAATCAAAATATCAAACGTTacatgtgggatcgatatcttttattacttaAACGTGTAAACCGTATGCTTACGGAAAACACCCAACATGAGGCAACTAACAATTCTACATAAAACCAGCAGCCATCAAAAGTAATGCAAATTAAACTTTCATAATCATCTTCTAATAAATCCTTTCATCACTTGTGGGTGTTTGTACTTGTAAGTCATAACAGGCAAAACTAACACGTATTATTCGGAtatgtaaaaaaagaaaaagaaaaggatgaAGATGCTAATAACccatattttgtaattttcaatAAGTGTTATTATATGATGTAACTTGAGGTGCTTGaaactttaaaaaatatttattataataattataaaaaattaaaatcactgAAAGtgctaaataatttaaaaagtaGTTACACAAATTAAGAGTTTTTCTATTTAAAAGTTAATATCTAttacattaacttatttataTGCTgatttttaggataaaaaaatatagaatctAAAACCTTTGATTTAATGGCTCAATATGTTTATGATATCTGAAATCACTTTCTTTAGAGGTagcttttttttaatagaatatGCAAAGGacgaataagaaaataagagtaTGGAATTAAAAGTGGgaataatttctttttaaaaaaaaactaatcttTTATTGAACCATTACTCTAATAATCATCCTTTGACTacaaaatgtaaaataaaattaagattaaagcattatttaaaatctaaaatattctaaaaagctaATTAATAACTAGCAAAGAGTCTCCACGCTAAAGTATGCACAAAATTATCCTCACAATATGTTGTTCTAAAATTGTCTATCCTAACTTCCATCTTACAAGTCTCTTGTCCAATGCATGtctgtaaaaaaaatcaaatttacaaattagaaatcaataattaattaacattttatATCAATTTAACAAAAACTAACTCAAACTAATTTTCCTTTTCGACCACTGGTAATGTATCTTGTGATGAACATGTTCCTTTACTAAATGAACCCATTACGAATTGAGTGTCCCCAAAATTAGCAAATTTAATTTCCGAAATTGATTTACCCTCACACGACAATACAAGTGTTTCTCCTTCATTCACTTTACCACTTATTGTTCCGACCGAAACAGTTTGGAAACTAACTTCTGTTAGATTGCCTCCGAGTTCCTCGAAAAGAACCAAATTGTTTTTCCCATCTTTAAGGAAAGATCGAGACACATGATACCTA of the Euphorbia lathyris chromosome 7, ddEupLath1.1, whole genome shotgun sequence genome contains:
- the LOC136200567 gene encoding heat stress transcription factor B-4, which codes for MALMLDNCEGILLSLDSHKSVPAPFLTKTYQLVDDPTTDHIVSWGEDDTTFVVWRPPEFARDLLPNYFKHNNFSSFVRQLNTYGFRKIVPDRWEFANEFFKKGEKHLLCEIHRRKTAQPQVAINHHHHHSPLGPGFFPFPNNRVSISPCESDEQPIHNWCDSPPLSSPGGTHNAFNGYNSSSITALSEDNERLRRSNNMLMSELAHMRKLYNDIIYFVQNHVKPVAPSNSYPSSMLLCNPPSTTAPFGGVQKPLNHQLLGVGCYPPNSNSNSKQIPQVQVLNSPTNTSQSSLTFVDESNNNVCKTKLFGVPLHSKKRLHPEYGSNAANMESTKTRLMLQKDDLGLNLMPSSTC